In Gemmatimonadaceae bacterium, the genomic stretch GGCACGATGGCCACGCTCGCGATCCGAGCGAGTCCGCACGTGTCGTGGAAGCGCACGATGCGCGGCGGGATCATCGCCGTGGCGGTATTCGTGCTGCTCGTCGCCGCGTACATGCTCATGCGCATGCTCGGCATCGGGCCGGCGGGATCGCTGCTCGCGTCGGGGAAACTCTCGGCGAGCGACAAGGTGATCGTCGCCACGTTCGACGCGGCGGGCGCGGACACATCGTTAGGCTCGACGATCGCCGAGGCGGTGCGCACGAACCTGTCGCAGAGCCGGGTGGTGCACGTGGAGCAGACGAGCTCGATCGTCGCGGCACTCGAGCAGATGCAGCGGCCGGAAACGACGCGCGTCGACCTCTCGATCGCGCGCGACATTGCACAGCGCACCGGAGCCAAGGCGGTGGTCGGCGGGCGCATCGTTCCGGCCGGCACGGGGTACATCGTCACGGCGCGGCTCATTGCGGCCCAATCGGGAGACGAGCTCGCGTCGTACAGCGAGTCGGCAAAGGACGCCGGCGACCTGATCCCGTCGGTGGACCGCCTAACCAAGGAGCTGCGCGGCAAAATCGGCGAATCGCTCAAGACCGTGCGCGCGGCGCCGCCCCTCGACCAGGTGACCACCGCTTCGTTAGGCGCGCTCAAGAGCTATGCGGCGGGGATGGAGGCGAACGACGTCCGCGGCAACTACCCGATGGCAATCCAGGACTTCCGCGACGCCATTGCGCAGGACAGCACGTTCGCCATGGCCTACGTGCAGCTCGCGTATTCGCTGTTGTCGCAGCCCCGCTCGAGCTCACGGGCGCAGGCCCAGGCGGCGCTCACCACGGCATTTCATCTGCGCGAGCGACTCCCCGAGCGGGAGCGGTATGACGTGGAGGGCGGCTACTACATGAACGTGGCGCCAGACCGCCGCAAGGCCATCGCCGCGCTGCGGCATGCGGTCGAGCTGGACTCGACGAACTACGATGCCGCGAACTCACTGGCCGTCACGTTCAGCGAGACCCGCGACTATACGGACGCCGAGCGGATGTACCACCTGGCGCTCGCGAACTCGCCGTCGAACGGCACGCTGCTTACCAACCTCGCCATTCTCTACACCGCGATGGGCCGGCATGCGTCGTTCGATTCGGTCATGGCGGTCATGGCGAGTCGCGGCGTGCCGTTTCCAACCGTTGGGCCGCGATACGCCGAGCTGTGGGACAAGCACGACTACGATGCCGCCGACCAAATCGCGCGAACGTACGCCGACACCAGCACCGACGCGCAATACGCAGTCGCTGACCTCGCCCAACTACGCGGACGGCTGCGTGAAGCCGAGCAGCTGTACAATCACGCAGACGCGGCAAACGAGCGCCTGCACGCCGATACCGCCAGTCCCTACCTCGCCGCCTACGGCGACGCGCTCGTGGATGCCCAGATACGAGGTGATCCGCCGCGCGGCGTTGCGGCACTGGACGCTGCGGTACACGGAACGCCGGTGGCGTCGGTCCCGCCGACTCGCACTGCGGACCTCTATTGGGTGGCGGCAGGGTACGCAATGGCTGGTGCGCCGGCCAAGGCACGTGAGATGATGAGCCGGTACGAGTCGCAGATGGACACGACCGACCGCCGCGAGTACTTCGTCAACCTGGCGAGGTTGCACGGACTGATCGCGCTCGCGGAGGGCAAGACCGACAGCGCGGTTGCCGATTTCCATCTCGGAGACAACGAGGCAGACGGCCTGCCGACACAGAAATGCGTCCCATGCACGCCGCTCTTTCTCGGTCTGGCGTTCGACCGCGCGGGCAAGGCCGATTCGGCCCGTACGTATCTCACGCGATACGTCGAGATGCACGCTTCCGGGCGCTGGAACGTGGACAAGTTTCACCTCGGCCCGGCGTTGTTCCGGTTAGGCGAGCTGTACGAGAGCGCGGGGGATGTGGCACACGCGACGGAGTACTATGGGCGCTTCGTCGACTTGTGGAAGAACGCCGATCCGGAGCTCCAGCCGCGTGTGACCGACGCGCGGGAGCAGCTCGCCCAACTCGATCGCGGCAAGCACTGACGCGCATTCCATCTCGAGCCCCGGCACCCGGGCCTAACTGAGCACAGGGCGTCCGCCGAATCAACCGACTGCCTTCTTGATC encodes the following:
- a CDS encoding protein kinase, producing the protein MTDLQSRVQQSLAGSYTLERELGGGGMSKVFVAHEHSLGRTVVVKLLSPELAAAMSATRFEREIRVAASLQQANIVPVLTTGTAEGLPYYTMPYVEGESLRARLGRGPLSIGEAVSILRDVSRALAYAHDHGVVHRDIKPDNVLLSGHTAVVTDFGIAKAIAAAADGALGATLTQLGTAVGTPTYMAPEQAAGDPGTDHRADIYAFGCMAYELLAGQPPFAGLPPHKLLVAHMGETPKPVSDLRPDCPPALAALVMQCLAKDPASRPATATELLQRLDAVASPSAPQAAMPAILLGGRRMLGRALAVYAVAFLAVAVVARAAIIAIGLPDWVFPGALAVMALGLPVILFTAYTQYVSHRMATATPTFTPGGTPSLGNLQGTMATLAIRASPHVSWKRTMRGGIIAVAVFVLLVAAYMLMRMLGIGPAGSLLASGKLSASDKVIVATFDAAGADTSLGSTIAEAVRTNLSQSRVVHVEQTSSIVAALEQMQRPETTRVDLSIARDIAQRTGAKAVVGGRIVPAGTGYIVTARLIAAQSGDELASYSESAKDAGDLIPSVDRLTKELRGKIGESLKTVRAAPPLDQVTTASLGALKSYAAGMEANDVRGNYPMAIQDFRDAIAQDSTFAMAYVQLAYSLLSQPRSSSRAQAQAALTTAFHLRERLPERERYDVEGGYYMNVAPDRRKAIAALRHAVELDSTNYDAANSLAVTFSETRDYTDAERMYHLALANSPSNGTLLTNLAILYTAMGRHASFDSVMAVMASRGVPFPTVGPRYAELWDKHDYDAADQIARTYADTSTDAQYAVADLAQLRGRLREAEQLYNHADAANERLHADTASPYLAAYGDALVDAQIRGDPPRGVAALDAAVHGTPVASVPPTRTADLYWVAAGYAMAGAPAKAREMMSRYESQMDTTDRREYFVNLARLHGLIALAEGKTDSAVADFHLGDNEADGLPTQKCVPCTPLFLGLAFDRAGKADSARTYLTRYVEMHASGRWNVDKFHLGPALFRLGELYESAGDVAHATEYYGRFVDLWKNADPELQPRVTDAREQLAQLDRGKH